The following are encoded together in the Cicer arietinum cultivar CDC Frontier isolate Library 1 chromosome 2, Cicar.CDCFrontier_v2.0, whole genome shotgun sequence genome:
- the LOC101508101 gene encoding very-long-chain enoyl-CoA reductase-like isoform X1, producing MKLTLVSRSGREIVKGGIQLSDSATVADLQEAIYKRIKKHPSRQRLTLPVQPGSKERPVVLNYKKSLNDYTSGNSETLTLVFKDLGPQVSYRTLFFFEYLGPLLLYPVFYYLPVYQYFGYKGERVIQPVQTYALYYWCFHYAKRILETFFVHRFSHATSPLSNVFRNCAYYWCFGSYIAYYVNHPLYTPVSDLQMKIGFGFGILCQVSNFYCHIILRNLRGPAGEGGYQIPRGFLFNIVTCANYTTEIYQWLGFNIATQTIAGYLFLAVATFIMTNWALAKHRRLKKLFDGKEGRPRYPRRWVILPPFL from the exons ATGAAGCTCACTTTGGTTTCTAGGAGTGGAAGAGAGATTGTTAAAGGTGGCATTCAGCTCAGTGATTCT GCTACTGTAGCAGATCTGCAGGAGGCAATTTACAAGCGAA TCAAAAAGCATCCATCAAGGCAGCGTTTGACACTTCCTGTCCAACCAGGATCAAAGGAAAGACCTGTTGTTCTTAATTACAAAAAGAGTCTAAATGACTACACGAGTGGAAATTCAGAAACCTTAACCTTAGTATTCAAGGATTTAGGTCCACAAGTTTCTTACCGTACGCTTTTCTTCTTCGAGTACTTGGGACCTTTGCTTCTCTATCCAGTCTTCTATTACTTACCTGTCTACCAGTATTTTGGCTACAAAGGTGAACGTGTCATCCAACCGGTGCAGACATATGCCTTGTACTATTGGTGTTTCCATTACGCCAAACGAATTCTGGAAACATTTTTTGTGCATCGCTTCAGCCATGCAACCTCGCCCCTTTCCAACGTCTTCCGCAACTGTGCTTATTACTGGTGCTTTGGTTCTTATATTGCTTATTATGTGAACCATCCATTATATACCCCAGTAAGTGACCTTCAAATGAAGATCGGGTTCGGGTTTGGGATACTTTGTCAAGTTTCAAACTTCTATTGCCATATTATACTGAGGAATCTTCGCGGACCAGCTGGAGAAGGTGGGTATCAAATCCCACGTGGCTTTCTCTTCAATATCGTTACTTGTGCAAATTATACAACAGAAATCTACCAGTGGTTGGGCTTCAACATTGCAACGCAAACCATTGCCGGTTATTTATTTCTCGCGGTTGCTACTTTTATCATGACCAACTGGGCTCTTGCAAAGCACAGGCGCTTGAAGAAG TTATTTGATGGAAAGGAAGGGAGACCGAGGTATCCACGTCGGTGGGTGATATTGCCCCCATTCCTGTAG
- the LOC101508101 gene encoding very-long-chain enoyl-CoA reductase-like (The RefSeq protein has 2 frameshifts compared to this genomic sequence): protein MKLTLVSRSGREIVKGGIQLSDSATVADLQEAIYKRIKKHPSRQRLTLPVQPGSKERPVVLNYKKSLNDYTSGNSETLTLVFKDLGPQVSYRTLFFFEYLGPLLLYPVFYYLPVYQYFGYKGERVIQPVQTYALYYWCFHYAKRILETFFVHRFSHATSPLSNVFRNCAYYWCFGSYIAYYVNHPIIYPVSDLQMKIGFGFGILCQVSNFYCHIILRNLRGPAGEGGYQIPRGFLFNIVTCANYTTEIYQWLGFNIATQTIAGYLFLAVATFIMTNWALAKHRRLKKLFDGKEGRPRYPRRWVILPPFL, encoded by the exons ATGAAGCTCACTTTGGTTTCTAGGAGTGGAAGAGAGATTGTTAAAGGTGGCATTCAGCTCAGTGATTCT GCTACTGTAGCAGATCTGCAGGAGGCAATTTACAAGCGAA TCAAAAAGCATCCATCAAGGCAGCGTTTGACACTTCCTGTCCAACCAGGATCAAAGGAAAGACCTGTTGTTCTTAATTACAAAAAGAGTCTAAATGACTACACGAGTGGAAATTCAGAAACCTTAACCTTAGTATTCAAGGATTTAGGTCCACAAGTTTCTTACCGTACGCTTTTCTTCTTCGAGTACTTGGGACCTTTGCTTCTCTATCCAGTCTTCTATTACTTACCTGTCTACCAGTATTTTGGCTACAAAGGTGAACGTGTCATCCAACCGGTGCAGACATATGCCTTGTACTATTGGTGTTTCCATTACGCCAAACGAATTCTGGAAACATTTTTTGTGCATCGCTTCAGCCATGCAACCTCGCCCCTTTCCAACGTCTTCCGCAACTGTGCTTATTACTGGTGCTTTGGTTCTTATATTGCTTATTATGTGAACCAT ATTATATACCC AGTAAGTGACCTTCAAATGAAGATCGGGTTCGGGTTTGGGATACTTTGTCAAGTTTCAAACTTCTATTGCCATATTATACTGAGGAATCTTCGCGGACCAGCTGGAGAAGGTGGGTATCAAATCCCACGTGGCTTTCTCTTCAATATCGTTACTTGTGCAAATTATACAACAGAAATCTACCAGTGGTTGGGCTTCAACATTGCAACGCAAACCATTGCCGGTTATTTATTTCTCGCGGTTGCTACTTTTATCATGACCAACTGGGCTCTTGCAAAGCACAGGCGCTTGAAGAAG TTATTTGATGGAAAGGAAGGGAGACCGAGGTATCCACGTCGGTGGGTGATATTGCCCCCATTCCTGTAG
- the LOC101507778 gene encoding T-complex protein 1 subunit eta, which translates to MSAMLQPQIILLKEGTDTSQGKPQLVSNINACTAVADVVRTTLGPRGMDKLIHDDKGSVTISNDGATIMKLLDIVHPAAKILVDIAKSQDSEVGDGTTTVVLLAAEFLREAKPFIEDGVHSQNLIRSYRTACTLAIEKIKELAVSIEGKSLEEKKNLLGKCAATTLSSKLIGGEKEFFASMVVDAVIAIGTDDRLNMIGIKKVPGGNMRDSFLVNGVAFKKTFSYAGFEQQPKKFLDPKILLLNVELELKSEKENAEIRLSDPSQYQSIVDAEWNIIYDKLDKCVQSGAKVVLSRLAIGDLATQYFADRDIFCAGRVAEEDLKRVAAATGGTVQTSVNNIIDEVLGTCEIFEERQVGNERFNIFNGCPSGQTATIVLRGGADQFIEEAERSLHDAIMIVRRALKNSTVVAGGGAIDMEISRYLRQHARTIAGKSQLFINSYAKALEVIPRQLCDNAGFDATDVLNKLRQKHALATGEGAPFGVDIATGGIADSFANFVWEPAVVKINAINAATEAACLVLSVDETVKNPKSESAQGEAAASAMGGRGRGGGFRGRGRGMRR; encoded by the exons ATGTCAGCTATGCTG CAACCTCAGATCATACTATTGAAGGAAGGTACAGACACATCGCAAGGTAAGCCACAACTTGTTAGCAACATCAATGCCTGCACCGCCGTCGCCGACGTCGTCCGAACCACCTTAGGTCCCCGCGGTATGGACAAACTCATCCACGACGATAAAGGCTCCGTCACCATTTCTAATGACGGCGCCACCATTATGAAACTTCTCGATATCGTTCATCCCGCTGCTAAAATCCTAGTTGATATTGCTAAGTCTCAGGACTCTGag GTTGGTGATGGTACCACCACTGTGGTATTGCTTGCGGCTGAGTTTTTAAGAGAAGCAAAGCCTTTCATTGAAGATGGTGTTCATTCTCAAAATTTAATACGGAGCTATAGGACTGCATGCACCTTG GCGATTGAGAAGATTAAAGAGCTAGCTGTTAGCATCGAGGGAAAAAGtctagaagaaaagaaaaacttgcTTGGAAAGTGTGCTGCTACAACACTTTCTTCAAAGCTTATAGGTGGAGAAAAGGAGTTCTTTGCATCCATGGTTGTGGATGCTGTAATTGCAATTGGGACTGATGATAGGTTAAACATGATTGGGATAAAGAAG GTTCCTGGTGGTAACATGCGTGACTCATTTCTTGTCAATGGTGTTGCGTTCAAAAAGACATTTTCATATGCTGGATTTGAGCAGCAGCCCAAGAAGTTTCTCGATCCAAAAATACTTTTACTTAATGTTGAATTGGAGCTAAAATCCGAGAAAGAAAATGCTGAAATAAG ATTATCAGATCCATCACAATATCAATCAATTGTTGATGCAGAATGGAATATTATTTATGACAAACTGGATAAATGTGTCCAAAGTGGTGCTAAAGTTGTTCTTTCACGTTTGGCTATCGGTGATCTCGCTACACag TATTTTGCAGATAGAGACATTTTCTGTGCTGGGCGTGTAGCCGAAGAAGATCTAAAAAGAGTTGCTGCTGCAACTGGGGGAACTGTACAAACATCTGTCAATAACATTATTGATGAG GTTCTTGGAACTTGTGAGATTTTTGAGGAAAGGCAAGTAGGAAATGAGAGGTTCAACATATTCAATGGATGTCCATCTGGCCAAACAGCCACCATAGTTCTTCGTGGTGGAGCCGATCAG TTCATAGAGGAAGCAGAGCGGAGTTTGCATGATGCAATCATGATTGTTAGAAGGGCTTTGAAGAATTCAACTGTAGTTGCCGGTGGAGGTGCTATAGAT ATGGAAATAAGCCGGTACCTAAGGCAACATGCACGCACAATTGCTGGAAAGTCTCAGCTTTTCATCAACTCCTATGCAAAAGCTCTTGAG GTTATTCCTAGGCAGTTATGTGACAATGCTGGATTTGATGCCACTGATGTGCTGAACAAACTTAGGCAGAAACATGCACTTGCTACTG GTGAGGGGGCACCATTTGGGGTGGACATAGCCACTGGTGGAATTGCGGATTCATTTGCCAACTTTGTCTGGGAGCCTGCAGTTGTGAAG ATCAATGCTATAAATGCTGCCACAGAGGCAGCTTGCCTTGTCTTAAGCGTGGATGAAACAGTTAAAAATCCCAAG TCTGAGAGTGCACAAGGAGAGGCTGCTGCAAGTGCAATGGGAGGCAGAGGTCGTGGAGGTGGTTTCCGTGGTCGTGGACGAGGAATGCGTAGGTGA